From Streptomyces sp. TLI_105, the proteins below share one genomic window:
- a CDS encoding PadR family transcriptional regulator, giving the protein MALDHAILVSLLEKPGSGYELARRFERSIGYFWTATHQQIYRVLKRMESEGWVDVRDVPQQGRPDKKEYSVAGPGRAALSTWLHEPIEPESVRHDLAVKIRGAAFDDPAALIGEVERHRRAHTDRLEHYLAGEARDFPASDADGPLDAERELQHAVLRGGIAYERMMIDWLDDVLATLARFEAGR; this is encoded by the coding sequence ATGGCGCTCGACCACGCGATCCTCGTGTCCCTGCTCGAGAAGCCCGGATCCGGCTACGAGCTGGCCCGGCGCTTCGAGCGGTCCATCGGATACTTCTGGACCGCCACCCACCAGCAGATCTACCGCGTGCTCAAGCGCATGGAGAGCGAGGGTTGGGTGGACGTCCGGGACGTCCCCCAGCAGGGCCGTCCCGACAAGAAGGAGTACTCCGTCGCGGGGCCCGGACGGGCCGCGCTCTCCACGTGGCTGCACGAACCGATCGAGCCCGAGAGCGTGCGGCACGACCTCGCGGTGAAGATCCGGGGAGCCGCCTTCGACGATCCCGCCGCGCTGATCGGCGAGGTCGAGCGGCACAGACGGGCGCACACCGATCGCCTGGAGCACTACCTCGCGGGCGAGGCGCGGGACTTCCCGGCGTCCGACGCCGACGGTCCGCTCGACGCCGAGCGGGAGCTCCAGCACGCCGTCCTCCGCGGCGGCATCGCCTACGAGCGGATGATGATCGACTGGCTCGACGACGTCCTCGCCACGCTCGCCCGGTTCGAAGCCGGGCGCTGA
- a CDS encoding MaoC family dehydratase, which yields MTTPRTFDGIAELEKAAGTHLGHSDWHTVTQQQIDRFADATGDHQWIHVDPERAAEGPFGTTIAHGYLTLSLIPMLCWEVYEVTGVRMGVNYGANKVRFPAPVPVGSRVRAGVELVEVTPGGGGYQVVTRVTVERDGGDKPVCVADTVTVVVR from the coding sequence ATGACCACCCCGAGAACGTTCGACGGCATCGCCGAACTGGAGAAGGCGGCCGGTACCCACCTCGGCCACTCGGACTGGCACACCGTCACCCAGCAGCAGATCGACAGGTTCGCCGACGCCACCGGCGACCACCAGTGGATCCACGTCGACCCGGAGCGGGCCGCCGAGGGCCCGTTCGGCACCACCATCGCGCACGGCTACCTCACCCTCAGCCTGATCCCGATGCTGTGCTGGGAGGTGTACGAGGTCACGGGCGTGCGCATGGGCGTGAACTACGGCGCGAACAAGGTCCGCTTCCCGGCGCCGGTCCCGGTCGGCTCACGGGTACGGGCCGGTGTCGAACTCGTGGAGGTGACCCCCGGCGGCGGGGGCTACCAGGTCGTCACCCGTGTCACCGTCGAGCGCGACGGCGGCGACAAGCCGGTGTGCGTGGCCGACACCGTCACCGTGGTGGTGCGGTGA
- a CDS encoding phosphotransferase family protein, producing the protein MDRLGNWLAAHVPGAGSELSATLIAGGKSNLTYRVTDGNSTWIVRRPPLGHVLATAHDMGREYRVTSALRDTSVPVPETFGLCDDPEVLGAPFYVMAQCAGTPYRLAAELAPLGEERTRRISERLVDTLVTLHRVDPAEVGLADFGRPEGYLERQVRRWKKQLDASYSRDLPAADELHRRLSADVPTESDSGIVHGDYRLDNVLVDDDDRATAVLDWEMATLGDPLSDLALMVVYNRLGEVVGDGAGVSTVAGAPGYLTEAETIERYAAGSGRDLSRFGFHLGLAAFKLAVIIEGIHYRHLNGQTVGEGFETLGEAIGPLLDAGLSALKETH; encoded by the coding sequence CTGGACAGGCTCGGAAACTGGCTGGCCGCGCACGTCCCCGGCGCCGGCTCCGAGCTGTCGGCCACGCTGATCGCCGGCGGCAAGTCCAACCTCACCTACCGCGTCACCGACGGCAACAGCACCTGGATCGTCCGCCGCCCGCCCCTCGGGCACGTCCTCGCGACCGCGCACGACATGGGCCGTGAGTACCGCGTGACGAGCGCCCTGCGGGACACCTCGGTCCCGGTGCCGGAGACCTTCGGGCTCTGCGACGACCCCGAGGTCCTGGGAGCCCCGTTCTACGTGATGGCGCAGTGCGCCGGCACCCCGTACCGGCTCGCGGCCGAGCTCGCCCCCCTCGGCGAGGAGCGCACCCGGCGGATCTCGGAGCGCCTCGTCGACACCCTCGTCACGCTGCACCGGGTGGACCCGGCGGAGGTCGGTCTCGCCGACTTCGGCCGCCCCGAGGGCTACCTGGAGCGCCAGGTCCGCCGCTGGAAGAAGCAGCTCGACGCCTCGTACAGCCGGGACCTCCCGGCAGCCGACGAGCTCCACCGCCGGCTCTCCGCCGACGTCCCCACGGAGTCGGACAGCGGCATCGTGCACGGCGACTACCGGCTCGACAACGTACTGGTCGACGACGACGACCGGGCGACGGCGGTGCTCGACTGGGAGATGGCGACGCTCGGCGACCCGCTGTCCGACCTCGCGCTGATGGTCGTCTACAACCGGCTGGGCGAGGTCGTCGGCGACGGCGCTGGCGTCAGCACCGTCGCGGGCGCGCCCGGCTACCTCACCGAGGCCGAGACGATCGAGCGGTACGCCGCGGGCAGCGGCCGGGACCTCTCTCGGTTCGGCTTCCACCTGGGCCTGGCCGCGTTCAAGCTCGCCGTGATCATCGAGGGCATCCACTACCGCCACCTCAACGGCCAGACCGTCGGGGAGGGCTTCGAGACCCTCGGCGAGGCGATCGGTCCGCTGCTCGACGCCGGCCTTTCCGCGCTGAAGGAGACGCACTGA
- a CDS encoding SDR family oxidoreductase, whose protein sequence is MKRFEGKTAIVTGASRGIGLAIAERLVAEGARVVITGRTKETLDQAVAALGGPAHALGVAGKADDLAHQTDTVRQAIEAFGSVDLLVNNTGINPVYGPMIELDLAAARKIVETNCLAALSWIQQVHGAWMKEHGGAVVNVSSVSGVQPAPMIGMYGASKAMLISMTELLAVELGPDIRVNAIAPAVVKTKFATALYEGREDQLAARYPLKRLGEPEDIGGVVAFLLSEDAAWLTGQTVVVDGGVTRVGAAE, encoded by the coding sequence ATGAAGCGTTTCGAGGGAAAGACCGCGATCGTCACCGGCGCCAGCCGCGGCATCGGCCTGGCCATCGCCGAGCGGCTCGTCGCCGAGGGGGCCCGGGTCGTCATCACCGGCCGTACGAAGGAGACGCTCGACCAGGCGGTCGCCGCCCTGGGCGGCCCCGCGCACGCCCTCGGCGTCGCCGGCAAGGCCGACGACCTCGCGCACCAGACCGACACCGTCCGCCAGGCGATCGAGGCGTTCGGCAGCGTGGACCTGCTGGTGAACAACACCGGCATCAACCCGGTGTACGGCCCGATGATCGAGCTCGACCTGGCGGCCGCCCGCAAGATCGTCGAGACCAACTGCCTCGCCGCGCTCTCCTGGATCCAGCAAGTCCATGGCGCATGGATGAAGGAGCACGGCGGCGCGGTCGTCAACGTCTCCTCGGTCTCCGGCGTCCAGCCGGCGCCCATGATCGGCATGTACGGCGCCAGCAAGGCGATGCTGATCTCGATGACCGAGCTCCTGGCCGTCGAGCTGGGCCCGGACATCCGGGTCAACGCGATCGCGCCGGCCGTCGTCAAGACGAAGTTCGCCACCGCCCTGTACGAGGGCCGCGAGGATCAGCTCGCGGCCCGCTACCCGCTCAAGCGGCTGGGCGAGCCCGAGGACATCGGCGGCGTCGTCGCCTTCCTGCTCTCCGAGGACGCCGCCTGGCTCACCGGCCAGACCGTCGTCGTCGACGGGGGCGTCACACGCGTCGGGGCAGCCGAGTGA
- a CDS encoding acyl-CoA dehydrogenase family protein: MEFRFDARTEELRASLLGFMDQHVYPAEKVFHEQLAALDDPWAWDSVPVLQELRTEARRRGLWNLFLVDQHSLPGEEGGGLTNLQYAPLAEISGRSLHLAPPAMNCAAPDTGNMEVLHMFGTPEQKRRWLEPLLAGEIRSAFAMTEPNVASSDATNIGTSIVRDGDEYVINGSKWWITGAMNPHAKIFIVMGKTDPGAERHRQQSMILVERDTPGFEIHRGMEVFGYDDREHGGHAELTFTDVRVPAANLIGGEGDGFGIAQARLGPGRIHHCMRSIGIAERAVELMCARAEERVAFGRPIAEQGVIRDWIAESRVRIEQLRLLVLKTAWLMDTVGNKGAHAEIQAIKIATPATVQWILDKAIQVHGAGGLSQDFMLANMYAHIRTLRFADGPDEVHKNALAKSELRDQAEKRASRPSAAPDGGGA; encoded by the coding sequence ATGGAATTCCGGTTCGATGCCAGGACCGAGGAACTGCGCGCGTCGCTGCTCGGGTTCATGGACCAGCACGTGTACCCGGCCGAGAAGGTCTTCCACGAGCAGCTCGCGGCGCTCGACGACCCCTGGGCCTGGGACTCGGTCCCGGTCCTCCAAGAGCTGCGGACCGAGGCCCGCAGGCGCGGCCTGTGGAACCTTTTTCTTGTAGACCAGCACAGCCTGCCGGGAGAGGAGGGCGGCGGCCTGACGAACCTCCAGTACGCCCCACTGGCGGAGATCAGCGGACGCAGCCTCCACCTCGCGCCCCCGGCGATGAACTGCGCGGCGCCGGACACCGGCAACATGGAGGTGCTGCACATGTTCGGCACCCCGGAGCAGAAGAGGCGCTGGCTGGAGCCGCTGCTCGCCGGCGAGATCCGTTCGGCGTTCGCGATGACCGAGCCGAACGTCGCGTCCTCCGACGCCACCAACATCGGCACCTCGATCGTGCGTGACGGCGACGAGTACGTGATCAACGGCAGCAAGTGGTGGATCACGGGCGCGATGAACCCCCACGCGAAGATCTTCATCGTGATGGGCAAGACCGACCCGGGCGCCGAGCGGCACCGTCAGCAGTCGATGATCCTCGTGGAGCGGGACACCCCCGGCTTCGAGATCCACCGCGGCATGGAGGTCTTCGGTTACGACGACCGCGAGCACGGCGGTCACGCCGAGCTGACGTTCACCGACGTACGGGTCCCCGCGGCGAACCTGATCGGCGGCGAGGGCGACGGCTTCGGCATCGCCCAGGCGCGCCTCGGCCCCGGCCGCATCCACCACTGCATGCGCTCGATCGGCATCGCCGAGCGGGCCGTCGAGCTGATGTGCGCCCGCGCCGAGGAGCGCGTCGCCTTCGGCAGGCCGATCGCCGAGCAGGGCGTCATCCGTGACTGGATCGCCGAATCCCGGGTGCGCATCGAGCAGTTGAGGCTGCTCGTGCTCAAGACCGCGTGGCTGATGGACACCGTCGGCAACAAGGGCGCGCACGCCGAGATCCAGGCCATCAAGATCGCGACCCCGGCCACCGTGCAGTGGATCCTCGACAAGGCGATCCAGGTCCACGGCGCCGGCGGGCTGTCCCAGGACTTCATGCTCGCCAACATGTACGCCCACATCCGGACCCTGCGCTTCGCCGACGGCCCGGACGAGGTCCACAAGAACGCCCTGGCCAAGAGCGAGCTGCGGGACCAGGCCGAGAAGCGCGCGTCGCGGCCGTCGGCGGCGCCCGACGGGGGCGGAGCGTAG
- a CDS encoding HAD family phosphatase, whose product MTSADVPPTAPVEAVVLDYGGVLTGPVKESIAAWIEADGIDPESFSRTLRAWMSRRAPAGTPIHRLETGELTVAEFDALLAAELTTIDGRPVDPVGVLSRLFAAMRPDPAMFDLVEELRALGVRVALLSNSWGNTYPRERIDALLDPVVISGEVGLRKPAAPIYELTLARLGVAAGSALFVDDAEPNVLGARAVGMRAHLHVDAPSTRAALAALVPGLRPTPNGAPA is encoded by the coding sequence GTGACCAGCGCCGACGTCCCGCCGACCGCACCGGTCGAGGCCGTCGTCCTCGACTACGGCGGCGTGCTCACCGGGCCCGTGAAGGAGTCGATCGCGGCCTGGATCGAGGCCGACGGCATCGATCCGGAGTCGTTCTCCCGGACCCTCAGGGCCTGGATGTCCCGCCGTGCGCCCGCCGGCACCCCGATCCACCGCCTGGAGACCGGCGAGCTGACCGTCGCCGAGTTCGACGCCCTGCTCGCCGCGGAGCTCACCACGATCGACGGCCGTCCGGTCGACCCGGTCGGCGTGCTCTCCCGGCTCTTCGCCGCGATGCGGCCCGACCCGGCGATGTTCGACCTCGTCGAGGAGCTGCGCGCGCTCGGCGTCCGGGTCGCCCTCCTGTCCAACAGCTGGGGCAACACCTATCCGCGCGAGCGGATCGACGCGCTGCTCGACCCCGTCGTCATCTCCGGCGAGGTCGGCCTGCGCAAGCCGGCGGCCCCGATCTACGAGCTGACCCTCGCGCGCCTCGGCGTCGCCGCCGGGAGCGCGCTCTTCGTCGACGACGCCGAGCCCAACGTGCTCGGCGCGCGAGCCGTCGGGATGCGGGCCCACCTGCACGTCGACGCCCCCTCCACCCGCGCGGCCCTCGCCGCGCTCGTCCCGGGGCTGCGCCCCACCCCGAACGGAGCCCCCGCATGA
- a CDS encoding Re/Si-specific NAD(P)(+) transhydrogenase subunit alpha yields MIVGVLKEARAGEHRVSATPATIEPIRKLGYDVVVDSGAGVAAGFTDSAYEAAGARIGDATAADVVLGVNAPSPAQLDGVRPEATVIALFAPAFDPAMVEDLGRRPFTALSMDAVPRISRAQSMDVLSSMANIAGYRAVVEAAHTFGRFFTGQVTAAGKVPPAKVLVAGAGVAGLAAIGAAGSLGAIVRATDPRPEVADQVRSLGGEYLSIESPEVEVSKTGYAKEMGDDYKAREVELYAAQCREVDIVITTALIPGRPAPTLITAEMVASMKPGSVIVDMAAANGGNVEGTVKGEKVVTANGVTIIGYTDLAGRLPAQASQLYGTNLVNLLKLMTPGKDGQLVLDWDDPVQRSITVVREGESAWPPPPVQVSAAPAPAPATAETKPAKPKKEPMTPARRFGGVAVAALALFLAAGFAPAALLPHVTVFVLAIVIGYYVIGHVHHALHTPLMSVTNAISGIIVVGALLQIGHSSTAVTVLSSVAILLASINVFGGFAVTRRMLAMFNRS; encoded by the coding sequence GTGATTGTCGGAGTCCTCAAGGAGGCGCGGGCAGGTGAGCATCGTGTCTCGGCCACACCCGCCACGATCGAACCGATCCGCAAACTGGGGTACGACGTCGTCGTCGACTCCGGCGCGGGTGTCGCGGCGGGCTTCACCGACAGCGCCTACGAGGCCGCCGGCGCGCGCATCGGCGACGCGACGGCCGCCGACGTGGTCCTCGGGGTCAACGCCCCGAGCCCCGCTCAGCTGGACGGTGTACGGCCCGAGGCGACGGTGATCGCCCTGTTCGCCCCGGCGTTCGACCCCGCGATGGTCGAGGACCTGGGCCGCCGGCCGTTCACGGCGCTGTCGATGGACGCCGTGCCGCGCATCAGCCGGGCGCAGTCGATGGACGTGCTGTCGTCGATGGCGAACATCGCCGGATACCGAGCCGTGGTCGAGGCGGCGCACACGTTCGGCCGGTTCTTCACCGGCCAGGTGACGGCGGCGGGCAAGGTGCCGCCGGCGAAGGTGCTCGTCGCGGGCGCGGGCGTCGCGGGACTGGCCGCGATCGGTGCGGCGGGCTCGCTCGGCGCGATCGTACGGGCGACCGACCCCCGGCCCGAAGTGGCCGACCAGGTGCGGTCGCTGGGCGGCGAGTACCTGTCGATCGAGTCCCCGGAGGTCGAGGTCTCGAAGACGGGCTACGCCAAGGAGATGGGCGACGACTACAAGGCGCGCGAGGTCGAGCTCTACGCCGCGCAGTGCCGTGAGGTCGACATCGTCATCACCACCGCGCTGATCCCCGGACGCCCCGCGCCGACGCTCATCACCGCGGAGATGGTGGCGAGCATGAAGCCGGGCTCCGTGATCGTCGACATGGCGGCCGCCAACGGCGGCAACGTCGAGGGCACCGTGAAGGGCGAGAAGGTCGTCACGGCGAACGGCGTGACGATCATCGGCTACACCGATCTGGCGGGTCGGCTGCCGGCCCAGGCCTCCCAGCTGTACGGCACGAACCTGGTCAACCTGCTGAAGCTGATGACGCCCGGCAAGGACGGGCAGTTGGTCCTCGACTGGGACGACCCGGTACAGCGCTCGATCACCGTCGTCCGCGAGGGCGAGTCGGCGTGGCCGCCCCCGCCGGTCCAGGTCTCGGCCGCCCCGGCCCCCGCGCCCGCGACGGCGGAGACGAAGCCGGCGAAGCCGAAGAAGGAGCCGATGACGCCGGCCCGGCGCTTCGGCGGGGTGGCGGTCGCCGCGCTGGCGCTGTTCCTCGCCGCCGGGTTCGCCCCGGCGGCGCTGCTGCCCCACGTGACCGTCTTCGTGCTCGCGATCGTGATCGGCTACTACGTGATCGGCCATGTGCACCACGCCCTGCACACGCCGCTCATGTCGGTGACCAACGCGATCTCCGGGATCATCGTCGTCGGCGCGCTGCTGCAGATCGGGCACTCGAGCACCGCGGTCACGGTGCTGTCGTCCGTGGCGATCCTCCTGGCCAGTATCAACGTCTTCGGCGGCTTCGCGGTGACGCGTCGCATGCTCGCCATGTTCAACCGGAGCTGA
- a CDS encoding macro domain-containing protein produces MGVERALKVVLVDVNDEVVAAWRSAFADTPGVEIRRGSVLDVDVDAWVSPTNAKGRMDGGVDAVVKRHLGAGVQVRVQRAIRERFGGSLPVGSAVCVPSGAAVPRYLISTPTMRQSSQNVSDTMNVALACAAAFQAVHLQNLAKHGSIRSVALVGMGARTGQVPAQVCANLMWTGYTLFHDHGFADYDELRAAVLGQLADIEGAGPAQRVRIKVPEQTPTVAASDVSASTEAPAEAPAAAASDPLGLAELFTGGGEPWLPLLAPVIEAQPGAGSFIGPKRSPEVVPVRELTFQALKPHPPHKWKVVAFGQNPYPRAESATGIAMFDNTFHDWKDSQFGRVVSIRCLIKAAAMWKYGIAKKTPIADVRALLKKEDTVQPPEWFQAMLTQGVLLLNASLTASADGAVPTEQHTSFWRPVAEQIVEEILRAKQDAEEEDRGVVFAWWGAHARSLKRVVQRLEKKYPGVEVRHLDHANPAAQGDVFCEGDHFARVNDALAAVGAEPVDWLPRRGWDQDAAGAGAGGSGGGVAERMGAFIASTMELHQLYLERLTSVKHEGLVLPPITGVFDTPVMDFRKAVEPVTGVLANLDGYVERSSRFAEAKVAEAEAAGGAAGTGLSADAISALYLYTCESAFYREINAVLRSPDRERLVPYLPYLRLLFSAVAELPPQTRPLWRGVALDLRSQYPLGRTVTWWGVSSCTSEPSVARAFLGSRGRRTLFEVTPARAVGIRRFSAFTGEEEYILTPGTQLKVTDVKTERGGLCTVRLTELEGQGLVS; encoded by the coding sequence GTGGGTGTCGAGCGTGCGTTGAAGGTCGTTCTCGTCGACGTCAACGACGAGGTGGTGGCGGCCTGGCGGTCCGCGTTCGCGGACACGCCCGGGGTCGAGATCCGGCGGGGTTCCGTTCTCGACGTGGACGTCGACGCGTGGGTCTCCCCCACCAACGCGAAGGGGCGGATGGACGGAGGGGTCGACGCCGTCGTCAAGCGGCACCTCGGTGCCGGTGTCCAGGTGCGGGTGCAGCGGGCGATCCGCGAGCGGTTCGGCGGGAGCCTGCCGGTGGGCAGCGCGGTCTGCGTCCCGTCCGGGGCGGCCGTGCCGCGCTATCTGATCTCCACGCCGACGATGCGACAGTCCTCGCAGAACGTCAGCGACACGATGAACGTGGCGCTGGCGTGCGCGGCGGCGTTCCAGGCGGTACACCTGCAGAACCTGGCGAAGCACGGCAGCATCCGGTCGGTGGCGCTCGTCGGGATGGGCGCGCGGACGGGTCAGGTGCCGGCGCAGGTGTGCGCCAATCTGATGTGGACGGGGTACACGCTGTTCCACGACCACGGGTTCGCGGACTACGACGAGTTGCGGGCGGCGGTGCTCGGACAGCTCGCCGACATCGAGGGCGCGGGCCCGGCGCAGCGGGTGCGGATCAAGGTGCCGGAGCAGACGCCGACCGTCGCGGCGTCGGACGTGTCGGCGTCGACCGAGGCTCCGGCCGAGGCGCCGGCTGCCGCGGCTTCGGATCCGTTGGGGCTGGCCGAGCTGTTCACGGGTGGTGGTGAGCCGTGGCTGCCGCTGCTCGCCCCGGTGATCGAGGCGCAGCCGGGGGCCGGCTCCTTCATCGGGCCGAAGCGGAGCCCGGAGGTGGTGCCGGTGCGCGAGCTGACCTTCCAGGCGTTGAAGCCGCATCCGCCGCACAAGTGGAAGGTGGTCGCCTTCGGGCAGAACCCGTACCCGCGGGCGGAGAGCGCGACCGGCATCGCGATGTTCGACAACACCTTCCACGACTGGAAGGACAGTCAGTTCGGCCGGGTGGTCAGCATCCGCTGCCTCATCAAGGCGGCCGCGATGTGGAAGTACGGCATCGCCAAGAAGACGCCGATCGCCGACGTCCGGGCGCTGTTGAAGAAGGAGGACACGGTTCAGCCGCCGGAGTGGTTCCAGGCGATGCTCACCCAGGGCGTGCTGCTGCTGAACGCGTCCCTCACGGCGAGCGCGGACGGGGCCGTGCCGACCGAGCAGCACACGTCCTTCTGGCGGCCCGTGGCGGAGCAGATCGTCGAGGAGATCCTCCGGGCGAAGCAGGACGCCGAGGAGGAGGACCGCGGAGTGGTGTTCGCCTGGTGGGGCGCGCACGCCCGGAGCCTGAAGCGGGTCGTCCAGCGGCTGGAGAAGAAGTACCCGGGGGTGGAGGTCCGACACCTGGACCACGCGAACCCGGCGGCGCAGGGGGACGTCTTCTGCGAGGGGGACCACTTCGCCCGGGTGAACGACGCCCTGGCGGCGGTGGGGGCCGAGCCGGTCGACTGGCTGCCGCGCAGGGGCTGGGACCAGGACGCGGCCGGGGCCGGGGCCGGAGGGTCCGGCGGGGGCGTCGCGGAGCGCATGGGCGCGTTCATCGCGTCGACGATGGAGCTGCACCAGCTCTATCTGGAGCGGCTCACGAGCGTCAAGCACGAGGGGCTCGTCCTGCCGCCGATCACCGGAGTGTTCGACACGCCGGTGATGGACTTCCGGAAGGCCGTCGAGCCGGTGACGGGGGTGCTGGCGAACCTGGACGGGTACGTCGAGCGGTCGAGCCGTTTCGCGGAGGCCAAGGTGGCGGAGGCGGAGGCCGCGGGCGGAGCGGCCGGGACCGGTCTGTCCGCCGACGCGATCTCGGCGCTGTACCTGTACACGTGCGAGTCGGCGTTCTACCGCGAGATCAACGCCGTGCTGCGGTCCCCGGACCGGGAGCGGCTCGTGCCGTATCTGCCGTACCTGCGTCTGCTGTTCTCCGCCGTCGCCGAGCTGCCGCCGCAGACCCGGCCGCTGTGGCGCGGTGTGGCGCTCGACCTGCGGTCCCAGTATCCGCTGGGGCGCACGGTGACGTGGTGGGGCGTCTCGTCGTGCACGTCCGAGCCGAGCGTGGCCCGGGCCTTCCTCGGGAGCCGCGGGCGGCGGACGCTGTTCGAGGTGACGCCGGCGCGGGCGGTGGGGATCCGGCGGTTCTCCGCGTTCACGGGCGAGGAGGAGTACATCCTGACGCCGGGCACCCAGCTGAAGGTGACGGACGTGAAGACCGAGCGCGGCGGGCTGTGCACCGTACGCCTCACCGAACTGGAGGGCCAGGGGCTGGTGTCCTAG
- the pntB gene encoding Re/Si-specific NAD(P)(+) transhydrogenase subunit beta: MSATIAAQAAYLVAALLFILALAGLSKHESARLGNAFGMLGMGVALVATIVLAIDGDISTAGLGLMAVAMLIGALIGLQRARGVEMTGMPELIALLHSFVGLAAVLVSWNGFLNVEHEPDGHEAAALDALGTLDIHHAEVFIGLFIGAVTFTGSIVAYLKLSAKISSKPLMLPGKNALNLGSLGLFAALTVWFVITPELWLLIAVTVLALALGWHLVASIGGGDMPVVVSMLNSYSGWAAAASGFLLGNDLLIITGALVGSSGAYLSYIMCKAMNRSFISVIAGGFGIEAPSTSDVDYGEHHEITAQAAAELLGAARSVVITPGYGMAVAQAQYPVAELTSKLRAKGVDVRFGIHPVAGRLPGHMNVLLAEAKVPYDIVLEMDEINEDFADTDVVLVIGANDTVNPAGAEDPSSPIAGMPVLTVWEANKVIVFKRSMASGYAGVQNPLFFRENTSMLFGDAKDRVEDIIGAL; this comes from the coding sequence ATGTCTGCGACCATCGCCGCACAGGCGGCTTACCTCGTTGCCGCGCTGTTGTTCATCCTCGCGCTGGCAGGACTCTCCAAGCACGAGTCCGCACGGCTCGGCAACGCGTTCGGCATGCTCGGCATGGGCGTCGCACTCGTCGCGACCATCGTGCTCGCGATCGACGGCGACATCAGCACCGCCGGCCTCGGGCTGATGGCCGTGGCCATGCTGATCGGCGCGCTGATCGGTCTGCAGCGCGCCCGTGGCGTCGAGATGACCGGCATGCCCGAACTGATCGCGCTGCTGCACTCCTTCGTCGGCCTCGCGGCCGTGCTGGTCAGCTGGAACGGCTTCCTGAACGTCGAGCACGAGCCCGACGGCCACGAGGCCGCGGCCCTGGACGCGCTCGGCACGCTGGACATCCACCACGCCGAGGTGTTCATCGGCCTGTTCATCGGCGCGGTGACCTTCACCGGCTCCATCGTGGCCTACCTGAAGCTCTCGGCGAAGATCAGCTCCAAGCCGCTCATGCTGCCGGGCAAGAACGCGCTGAACCTCGGTTCCCTCGGCCTGTTCGCCGCCCTCACGGTGTGGTTCGTGATCACGCCGGAACTGTGGCTGCTGATCGCCGTGACGGTCCTGGCGCTCGCCCTGGGCTGGCACCTGGTGGCCTCGATCGGCGGCGGCGACATGCCGGTCGTGGTCTCGATGCTCAACAGCTACTCCGGCTGGGCGGCGGCGGCCTCCGGCTTCCTGCTCGGCAACGACCTGCTGATCATCACCGGCGCCCTGGTCGGCTCCTCGGGTGCCTACCTGTCGTACATCATGTGCAAGGCGATGAACCGCTCGTTCATCTCCGTCATCGCCGGCGGCTTCGGCATCGAGGCGCCCTCGACCTCGGACGTCGACTACGGCGAGCACCACGAGATCACCGCCCAGGCCGCCGCCGAACTCCTCGGCGCGGCCCGCTCGGTGGTCATCACGCCCGGCTACGGCATGGCCGTGGCGCAGGCGCAGTACCCGGTCGCGGAGCTCACCTCGAAGCTGCGGGCGAAGGGCGTCGACGTGCGGTTCGGCATCCACCCGGTCGCCGGCCGCCTGCCCGGCCACATGAACGTGCTCCTCGCCGAGGCCAAGGTGCCGTACGACATCGTGCTCGAGATGGACGAGATCAACGAGGACTTCGCCGACACCGACGTCGTCCTCGTGATCGGCGCCAACGACACGGTCAACCCGGCCGGCGCCGAGGACCCCAGCAGCCCGATCGCCGGCATGCCGGTCCTCACCGTCTGGGAGGCGAACAAGGTCATCGTCTTCAAGCGCTCGATGGCCTCCGGCTACGCGGGCGTACAGAACCCGCTGTTCTTCCGCGAGAACACCTCCATGCTCTTCGGCGACGCGAAGGACCGGGTCGAGGACATCATCGGCGCGCTCTGA